Within the Thermoflexus sp. genome, the region AAGGAAGAGATCAAGAGTTTGGAGAACATGACCTACACCACCGAGTTCGGCCACATCGGGGACATCTTCGGGACGGCGACGGCGCGCCAGTATGCGCTGGCCTCGGCGATGGCGGAGTTCGTCCGGGAGCGCTACGGGGATGCCGCCTTCCTCGCCCTCTACCGGGCGTATGCGGAGGTCCCGGTGGAGATCGTGGAGAAACATCTGCCCTCCATTGGGTTAGGAATCCTCCTCCAGGCCTCCATGCAAAGCATCGCCCAGGAGGTCACCCCGGATCTCATGCGGAAGCATCTCGGGACGGATCCAGCGGCCTTTGAGGCCGCCTTCCGGGAGTGGTGGAAGGCGAAGCGATAGCGCCGCATCCGCGGTCGCTTTTTCGATCGAGGGCTCCAGATTTCATGCGCCGCGTGTGGACGGCCCGGCGTTTGAGGATTAGGATGAAGAGCGGTTGAATCTTCCAGGCTTCAGGAGGCGAAGCGATGCGACGGACACTCTATCTTGTCGCGGCATGGGCCATCGTGGGCCTGTTGCTGGGGGCGTGCGGCGGCGGCACCGGCGGGACCAGCGGCGGGGGGGCGACCCTCACGGTCGAGATGGGCGACCTGTATTTCAAGCCGAACACGCTAACGGCGAAGCCGGGCCAGACCTTGCAGATCACCCTGGACAATCGGGGTTCCCTGGAGCATAACTTTGTCCTCTATGACGCGGATGGGAAAACGGTGCTCTTCGAGCAGGACGGGATCCAGCCAGGCCAGAAGGTGAACATCTACCTGAAGGCGCCGGAGAAGCCGGGGACCTATCCATATGTGTGCACAGTGCCCGGCCACCGGGAAGGCGGGATGGTGGGCACCCTGACCGTGCAGCCGTAAGAGACCGATCATCTGGGCCGCCCGATCCCTGGGGTCGGGCGGCCTTGTTTTCTGGAGGCATCCCGGGGCGCTTTCGGCGATATGCCCATCCCTCATATCTCCTCGTTGCTCCCCTGCGCCACGCGTTAGTCCCTTGCGCCGATTGGAAGCCGGCCTTGTTGGTCGCTTCCGCGCCCCACGTCGGCCTGCGCCGACGCGAAAGGCGTTTTGGCCGGCGGAGGCCGGCCATCGGCCGAAGGCCTCTAAAGGTCGAATTCCTTCGACGCTCCCGCCGGCCGGTGGCCGAAGGCCTTTTGAGGCCGAATTCCTTCGGCGCATCCCGCATGGCTTCCACCCCGACCGGATGAAGCGGCTGTCCTCTTTATGCGAACAGCACATACTGGCGGAGGAAATCCAGAACCTCCTGATAGAAGGCGGTGATCGTCTCCGCGCGGCGCCAGCCATGGCCTTCCCCGGGATACAAGCGGTAAAGATGGGGAACGCCCCGCCGGCGCAGCGCCTCGGCGATGGCCTCGGCCTGGTTGGGCGGCACCACGCGATCCTCCGCGCCCTGGAAAATCGCCACCGGATCCTGGATCCGATCCGCGTGGAAGATGGGAGATCGCTCCCGATAGCGCTCCGCGGCCTCCGGCAGCGGTCCGACCAGTGTATCCAGATAGTGGGCCTCGAACTTGTGGGTCTCCGCCGCCAGGGTGAACAGGTTGGCGACGCCGAAGAGACAGATACCGGCCCGAAAGAAGCCGGGATAGCGGATCAGGGCATTGAGCACGGTGTAGCCGCCGGCGCTGCCGCCCATGATCACCAGGCGCCGGGGATCCGCCAGGCCCCGTTCCACCAGGGCCCGGGCGCCACCTACGGCATCCTCTACATCCAGAACGCCCCAGTTCCCTTTCAGGGCATCCCGATACGAGCGGCCGTAGCCCGTGCTTCCCCGGTAGTTCACCTCCAGATAGGCGAAGCCCCGGGTGGCGAAAAACTGGGCGTCGGCGTTGTAGCTCATCACCCGCTGAGAGGTAGGGCCTCCGTGGATGCTGATGATCGCAGGGGGAAAATCCGTTCCTTCGACCCTGGGCCCGACAGGCGGGTAATAGAGCCCGTGGACCATCGTCCCATCGGGCGCGCGCCACTGGATCGATTGGGGGAAAGAGAGCGCCTCCGGGGGGATCCGCTCCGCGCTGGCGTAGCGATGGACGCGGATACGGCCATCTTCCCAGGAGATCCCGCGGGGCGGCTGGAGGGGCGAGGAGGCGATCATCGCCAGGGCCTCCCGATCCGGCGCGACAGCGAGCTGTTCGAACCAGGTGTAAGGCCCCAGGTCCAGGCGAACGATGTGCCCTTCCAGGTCGACGGCCTCAAGAAAGGCCATGGCGTTCTCGCTGCGGCGGTAGAAGATCCGATCTCCCCGGGGGCTCCACCCGTAAACCCGCAGGCCCTGAACCCAGGCGGGCGGCGCCAGCGTGGTCCCCTCCACCAGGATCCGTCGAGCGCCGGTCTCCAGATCCATCACCACGAGGGCATCCCATTCCCCTTCCGTGAGGATATAGCTCAGGAAACGGCCGTCAGGGGAGAAAGCGGGCTGGAAGACCGGTGTGCGGGCGTCGCCGTCGACCACCTCGATCCGGGAGGGGCGGGGGGGATCGCCCTCCAGACGGGCCAGGCCCAGGCGGGCCCCATCCCAGGGCATATTCGGATGGTCCCACTCCACCCAGGCAATGAGCGGATGGGTGGGGTGCCAGACGGGCTGCATGTAGAAGTCGGCGCCTTCGATCGCCTTCTGGGGCCACCCTCGTCCCTCCGCATCGACCAGGGCCAGCCCATCCGTTGCGCCGTCCGAGTGCACATAGAGCACCCAGCGCCCATCCGGGGAGAGAGCTGGGGAAGCGACATTCCCGAAGGGCGGTGTGATCGGCTGGGGGAGGCCGGCGCGCAACGGAAGGCGATACAGCCGGCCGTCCTCCCCGGCATAGATCACGAAGCCATCGCCGGTCGTGAAATCCCCGCCGCCGTAGCCGATGCGGGCGCGGACCGACTCGATATCCGTGAGGTCGCGGGGGGCGTCTTCGTTCTCCTGGGCGACCAGAACGCCGCGGCCCGAGCGCTCCTCCCGCCAGATCCGGGCGCGGCCGGAGCGATCCCACTGGACATCCGTGATGCGGAGCATCGCGGCCATGCGTTCCGGGGCCAGCGGGCTGGGCCAGAGACCATAGGGGAGAATCCCGCGCATGGAATCTTCCTCCCGCTGAAGTGATGACGATTGTAGTCCGAGCGGATGGTTCCATGCAAACGCATCGGGCAGCTTTTTGATCTCTCCTTGATGAGGAGAAAACCCTCCTTGATCCATGCTTGATGGGGAGGGCGATACACTATAGATTCCAGACGGACCTCCACCATGGTCTGGGACTTCCACAGTCGGGCTTGCCTTCTCCCAGCCGAGGCGCCCAGGGGCGATCCAAGCCTGGCCAGGCCGATCCATTGCGTCGCGCTGGATCGCCCAAACAGAGGGCCGGAGGAATTTATCGCGTTCATGTATTCTTTGGCCATTCGGATCCGTGGATAATCATCGAATATCGAAACCAAATTCGGAGGCTTGAGCATTGATTCACGATTTTCTAATGATTTCGATTATAATAATCTTGTTTTTGCTCGCTTTCTACCTGATTCACGCCCTGGACCTTATCGCCCGATCGGGGGGGGCTGAATGAATTTATTGCATATTTTTAGCGCGATTTTAGCGATTATTTTATTTATTTACTTGGTGATAGCTTTGTTATATCCGGAAAAATTCCAATAATCCGGAAGGGGGATGGAATGTCTCAGAATGCGGGGCTACAGATTCTGCTGTATGGGATGGCGCTGCTGATCCTGGCGCCGGCGCTAGGGGAGTATATGGCACGGGTATACCAGGGACGGCCGGGCTTCGTCGGGCGGGTGGTGGGGCCTCTGGAGCGAGCGATCTATCGGTGGACGGGGGTGGATCCAGATCAGGAGATGGATTGGAAGTCCTATGCGATGGCGATGCTGTTGTTCAATGCGGTGGGCATGCTGGCGCTTTACGGGCTTCAGCGGGTGCAGGGGTGGC harbors:
- a CDS encoding S9 family peptidase; protein product: MRGILPYGLWPSPLAPERMAAMLRITDVQWDRSGRARIWREERSGRGVLVAQENEDAPRDLTDIESVRARIGYGGGDFTTGDGFVIYAGEDGRLYRLPLRAGLPQPITPPFGNVASPALSPDGRWVLYVHSDGATDGLALVDAEGRGWPQKAIEGADFYMQPVWHPTHPLIAWVEWDHPNMPWDGARLGLARLEGDPPRPSRIEVVDGDARTPVFQPAFSPDGRFLSYILTEGEWDALVVMDLETGARRILVEGTTLAPPAWVQGLRVYGWSPRGDRIFYRRSENAMAFLEAVDLEGHIVRLDLGPYTWFEQLAVAPDREALAMIASSPLQPPRGISWEDGRIRVHRYASAERIPPEALSFPQSIQWRAPDGTMVHGLYYPPVGPRVEGTDFPPAIISIHGGPTSQRVMSYNADAQFFATRGFAYLEVNYRGSTGYGRSYRDALKGNWGVLDVEDAVGGARALVERGLADPRRLVIMGGSAGGYTVLNALIRYPGFFRAGICLFGVANLFTLAAETHKFEAHYLDTLVGPLPEAAERYRERSPIFHADRIQDPVAIFQGAEDRVVPPNQAEAIAEALRRRGVPHLYRLYPGEGHGWRRAETITAFYQEVLDFLRQYVLFA
- the kdpF gene encoding K(+)-transporting ATPase subunit F, yielding MNLLHIFSAILAIILFIYLVIALLYPEKFQ
- a CDS encoding cupredoxin domain-containing protein, with the protein product MRRTLYLVAAWAIVGLLLGACGGGTGGTSGGGATLTVEMGDLYFKPNTLTAKPGQTLQITLDNRGSLEHNFVLYDADGKTVLFEQDGIQPGQKVNIYLKAPEKPGTYPYVCTVPGHREGGMVGTLTVQP